A genomic segment from Peribacillus sp. ACCC06369 encodes:
- a CDS encoding YaaC family protein: MPENNDNFDKYTPFFSASASQLFLQKCYTHEKIAEAEIKSYENCYPFIYHLEHAKTYYNQAAIAPLSIQPILTFYGFAQLLKACLLTIDPNYPESTSLLAHGVTTRKRKKQQYEFLKDEVKTQKNGLFTCIAEKLFHIKHLEGEKFSMGTLLKEIPDMQNFTWSISKKNFVALLPSSNDFQLPSSVLDSYQMSSSRLEEFLKSKTNQVYSISESPGTLHLITDNVPIHNATSPIRYNLAEGQFMLSLNKDSSAFSLPELLIHYLISYNLSIIARYETEWWAELMKTMPNDDYPCIVQFLKISQAKVPFLIFEWIKTERLNFSSF, from the coding sequence ATGCCTGAAAACAATGATAATTTCGATAAATATACACCTTTTTTTTCCGCATCTGCCTCACAACTTTTTTTACAAAAATGTTACACGCATGAAAAAATTGCAGAAGCGGAAATAAAAAGTTACGAAAATTGTTATCCATTTATATACCATCTTGAACATGCTAAAACTTATTATAATCAGGCTGCCATCGCTCCACTTTCCATACAACCAATCCTAACATTTTATGGATTCGCCCAATTGTTGAAGGCCTGTCTGCTCACGATTGATCCCAACTATCCGGAATCAACATCGTTACTTGCCCATGGGGTAACTACGAGAAAAAGGAAAAAACAACAATACGAATTTTTAAAGGACGAAGTGAAAACGCAAAAGAATGGACTTTTCACCTGCATTGCCGAGAAGTTATTCCATATCAAGCATCTGGAGGGCGAAAAATTTTCCATGGGTACGTTATTGAAGGAAATACCAGATATGCAAAACTTTACATGGTCTATTTCCAAGAAAAATTTCGTGGCCCTGTTACCCTCTTCAAACGACTTTCAATTACCCTCATCAGTATTGGATAGCTATCAAATGTCCAGCAGTCGATTGGAAGAATTTTTAAAATCCAAAACGAATCAAGTTTACAGTATTTCAGAATCTCCTGGGACACTGCATTTAATAACAGATAACGTTCCTATTCATAATGCTACCTCTCCAATACGGTATAATTTGGCAGAAGGACAGTTCATGCTATCACTCAATAAAGATTCGTCGGCTTTTTCATTACCTGAACTTTTAATACATTATTTGATTTCTTATAACCTTAGTATAATAGCCCGTTATGAAACAGAATGGTGGGCAGAGCTGATGAAAACTATGCCTAATGATGATTACCCTTGCATTGTGCAATTCCTTAAAATAAGCCAAGCTAAGGTGCCATTCTTAATATTTGAATGGATTAAGACAGAAAGGTTAAACTTTTCATCCTTTTAA
- the guaB gene encoding IMP dehydrogenase codes for MWENKFAKEGLTFDDVLLIPAKSEVLPKDVNLQVSLSENLKLNLPIISAGMDTVTEAEMAIAMARQGGLGIIHKNMSIEAQAELVDKVKRSESGVITDPFFLTPDHQVFDAEHLMGKYRISGVPVVNNIEDQKLVGIITNRDLRFISDFSLKISSVMTVENLVTAPVGTNLEQAEKILQKYKIEKLPLVDDNGVLKGLITIKDIEKVIEFPNSAKDKQGRLLAGAAVGVTKDTMKRVEMLVKSQVDAIVLDTAHGHSEGVLEMVKEIRKAYPELTIIAGNVATADGTKALIEAGADVVKVGIGPGSICTTRVVAGVGVPQITAVFDCATEARKYGKTIIADGGIKYSGDIVKALAAGGHAVMLGSMLAGVTESPGETEIFQGRRFKVYRGMGSVAAMEKGSKDRYFQEDNKKFVPEGIEGRLPYKGPLSDTIFQLIGGIRSGMGYCGTATLEELRENSQFVKMTGAGLRESHPHDVQITKEAPNYSM; via the coding sequence ATGTGGGAAAATAAATTTGCAAAAGAAGGTTTAACCTTTGATGATGTCCTATTAATTCCAGCGAAATCAGAGGTTTTGCCGAAAGATGTTAACCTTCAAGTCAGCTTGTCTGAAAATTTAAAGCTCAACCTTCCTATCATCAGCGCAGGAATGGATACCGTGACAGAAGCTGAAATGGCAATTGCCATGGCTCGTCAAGGTGGATTAGGTATCATTCATAAAAATATGTCTATTGAAGCACAAGCTGAACTGGTGGATAAAGTAAAACGTTCAGAGAGCGGAGTTATTACCGATCCGTTTTTCTTAACGCCAGATCATCAAGTATTTGATGCAGAGCATCTAATGGGCAAATATCGCATTTCGGGTGTGCCTGTAGTCAACAATATAGAGGATCAAAAACTTGTGGGTATCATTACAAACCGTGATTTGCGATTTATTTCCGATTTTTCCTTGAAGATTTCCAGTGTCATGACTGTTGAGAATCTAGTTACAGCGCCAGTGGGAACTAACTTGGAACAAGCAGAAAAGATTCTTCAAAAATACAAAATTGAAAAGCTTCCCCTTGTAGACGATAATGGTGTTCTTAAAGGACTCATTACGATCAAGGATATTGAAAAAGTCATCGAGTTCCCGAACTCGGCGAAAGATAAGCAAGGAAGATTACTTGCAGGTGCTGCTGTCGGTGTGACAAAAGATACAATGAAACGTGTAGAAATGCTTGTTAAGTCTCAAGTCGATGCAATTGTACTTGATACTGCTCACGGTCATTCAGAAGGCGTCCTTGAAATGGTGAAGGAAATCCGCAAGGCATATCCTGAATTGACGATCATTGCTGGTAATGTGGCAACAGCTGACGGAACGAAAGCGTTGATTGAAGCCGGAGCTGATGTAGTGAAAGTAGGAATCGGTCCAGGATCGATCTGTACGACAAGGGTTGTAGCTGGTGTAGGTGTTCCTCAAATCACGGCAGTCTTCGATTGTGCGACAGAAGCAAGAAAATATGGTAAAACGATTATCGCTGATGGCGGAATTAAATACTCTGGTGACATCGTTAAAGCCCTCGCTGCAGGTGGACATGCAGTAATGCTAGGCAGTATGCTTGCGGGTGTAACTGAAAGCCCAGGTGAAACGGAAATTTTCCAAGGTCGCCGTTTTAAAGTTTATCGGGGTATGGGTTCTGTTGCTGCAATGGAAAAGGGATCTAAGGATCGTTACTTCCAAGAAGATAACAAGAAATTCGTACCGGAAGGCATCGAAGGGCGCCTTCCATACAAAGGACCTCTTTCAGATACCATTTTCCAACTGATCGGCGGCATTCGTTCAGGTATGGGATATTGCGGTACAGCCACATTGGAAGAGTTAAGAGAAAACTCTCAATTTGTCAAAATGACTGGTGCCGGATTAAGGGAGAGCCATCCTCATGATGTCCAAATTACTAAAGAAGCACCTAACTACTCAATGTAA
- a CDS encoding D-alanyl-D-alanine carboxypeptidase family protein, with product MKKISKMTLIFTFVFVLVMSQFAYQPGEAVAESDNLDLKAEAAIIIDGETGQIVYEKNADKVLGIASMSKMMTEYIIMESIENGKISWDQKVKINKYVHDLSKAPNLSNVGLTEGEDYTVKELYQAMAVYSGNAATVALAQLVSGSEKSFVKLMNEKAKQLGLKNHKFVNASGLNNTDLLGQYPAGKEDEENIMTAKDTALLAYRLINDYPEVLKIASISKLKFRDGKEYPNFNWMLPGLIFEYKGVDGLKTGSTDFAGYGHTGTVIQDGQRYITVVMKSTNKNERFADSTKLMNYAYATFKKEKILPANYQVKGKETLSVVKGKEKNVKIQSEKAIELLVENGEKDNYKTDLVIDKNKLNDDGKLTAPIKKGEKLGYITATPKNGEDYGYINGDPVKVNVVAAESVEKANWFVLSMRAVGGFFGDVWSSVASTVKGWF from the coding sequence TTGAAAAAAATCAGCAAGATGACCCTCATTTTCACTTTTGTTTTTGTTCTTGTTATGTCGCAATTTGCCTATCAACCGGGGGAAGCTGTTGCTGAATCTGATAATTTAGATTTAAAAGCAGAAGCAGCCATCATCATTGATGGCGAAACAGGACAAATCGTTTATGAAAAAAATGCCGATAAAGTATTAGGGATTGCATCCATGTCAAAAATGATGACTGAGTACATCATAATGGAGTCAATTGAAAATGGGAAAATCAGTTGGGATCAAAAAGTTAAAATAAATAAATACGTACATGATCTTTCAAAAGCACCGAATTTGTCGAATGTTGGGTTAACAGAAGGTGAAGATTATACAGTTAAGGAACTATATCAAGCTATGGCCGTCTATTCTGGAAATGCGGCAACAGTTGCTTTAGCACAGTTGGTTTCCGGAAGTGAAAAGAGTTTCGTTAAATTAATGAACGAAAAAGCAAAACAATTAGGCTTGAAAAACCATAAATTCGTTAATGCGAGCGGTTTGAATAACACCGATCTATTAGGGCAGTATCCTGCCGGTAAAGAAGATGAAGAAAATATCATGACAGCAAAAGATACTGCTCTTCTTGCTTATCGTCTTATAAACGATTATCCGGAAGTGTTAAAAATCGCAAGTATTTCTAAATTGAAGTTCCGTGATGGAAAAGAATATCCGAACTTCAACTGGATGTTGCCTGGCCTGATATTTGAATATAAAGGCGTAGATGGACTGAAAACTGGATCTACCGACTTTGCCGGTTATGGTCATACAGGGACGGTTATCCAAGATGGTCAGCGCTATATTACGGTGGTTATGAAGTCCACTAATAAAAATGAACGTTTTGCAGATAGCACTAAGCTGATGAACTATGCTTATGCAACCTTTAAAAAAGAAAAAATCCTTCCAGCCAATTACCAGGTGAAAGGGAAAGAAACTCTTTCGGTAGTAAAAGGTAAGGAAAAAAACGTTAAGATTCAATCTGAAAAAGCGATCGAGCTGCTTGTTGAGAATGGCGAGAAAGATAACTATAAAACAGACTTAGTGATCGATAAAAACAAATTGAATGATGATGGTAAGTTGACTGCACCAATCAAAAAAGGTGAAAAGCTTGGTTACATTACAGCCACTCCTAAAAACGGCGAAGATTACGGGTACATTAACGGTGATCCAGTGAAGGTTAACGTCGTAGCTGCTGAATCTGTTGAAAAGGCAAACTGGTTCGTGTTATCAATGCGAGCGGTTGGCGGATTCTTTGGTGATGTATGGAGCAGTGTAGCTTCTACTGTTAAAGGCTGGTTTTAA
- the serS gene encoding serine--tRNA ligase — MLDLKYVRNNFEEVKRVLQFRGEDLTDLGKFEELDVKRRALIADTEKLKSKRNEVSNQVAVLKREKKDADQLIAEMREVGDRIKGFDDELREVEAQLGTLLLSIPNIPHESVPVGETEDDNVEIRKWGELPEFKFEPKPHWDVAGDLGILDFERAAKVTGSRFVFYRGLGARLERALISFMLDLHVEEHGYEEMLPPYMVNRASMTGTGQLPKFEEDAFRIESEDYFLIPTAEVPVTNFHRDEIMGMDDLPISYAAYSASFRSEAGSAGRDTRGLIRQHQFNKVELVKFVKPEDSYTELENLTGHAEKVLQLLGLPYRVLSMCTGDLGFTAAKKYDIEVWIPSYGTYREISSCSNFEAFQARRANIRFRRDAKGKPEHVHTLNGSGLAIGRTVAALLENYQQEDGSVIIPEVLRSYMRGAEVIKP; from the coding sequence ATGTTGGATTTGAAATATGTAAGAAATAATTTTGAAGAAGTGAAACGTGTACTGCAATTTAGAGGTGAAGATTTAACCGATTTAGGTAAATTTGAGGAATTGGATGTAAAGCGTCGGGCTTTGATTGCTGATACGGAAAAATTGAAAAGTAAAAGAAATGAAGTTTCAAATCAAGTGGCCGTATTGAAACGGGAGAAAAAAGATGCTGATCAGTTGATTGCTGAAATGCGTGAAGTTGGCGATCGAATCAAAGGATTCGATGATGAGCTTCGTGAAGTGGAAGCCCAGTTAGGAACATTACTTCTTTCCATTCCTAATATTCCGCATGAAAGTGTGCCAGTGGGTGAAACCGAAGACGATAATGTTGAAATCCGTAAATGGGGAGAATTGCCGGAATTCAAGTTTGAACCGAAACCACACTGGGATGTTGCTGGAGATCTAGGTATCCTGGATTTTGAACGGGCAGCAAAAGTGACCGGAAGCCGATTTGTATTTTATAGGGGTCTTGGTGCTCGATTAGAGCGTGCTTTAATTAGCTTTATGTTAGACCTTCATGTTGAAGAACATGGATATGAAGAAATGCTGCCTCCATATATGGTGAACCGTGCAAGCATGACTGGCACAGGTCAATTGCCAAAATTCGAGGAAGATGCCTTCCGTATTGAAAGTGAAGATTATTTCTTGATTCCTACAGCTGAAGTCCCGGTGACAAATTTCCATCGTGATGAAATCATGGGCATGGACGATCTGCCAATAAGCTATGCGGCATACAGTGCTTCATTCCGTTCAGAGGCAGGATCTGCTGGTCGTGATACCCGCGGCTTAATTCGTCAGCACCAGTTCAATAAAGTTGAGTTAGTGAAGTTCGTGAAGCCGGAAGATTCTTATACGGAATTGGAAAATCTTACAGGTCATGCCGAAAAGGTCCTTCAATTGCTAGGTCTTCCATATCGAGTACTAAGCATGTGTACGGGAGATCTTGGTTTCACTGCTGCTAAAAAGTATGATATCGAGGTTTGGATCCCGAGTTATGGGACTTATCGCGAAATTTCTTCTTGCAGTAACTTTGAAGCATTCCAGGCTAGACGTGCCAATATCCGCTTCCGACGTGATGCAAAAGGTAAACCGGAACATGTCCATACTCTAAATGGATCAGGTTTGGCAATCGGCCGCACAGTCGCCGCGCTTTTGGAAAATTATCAGCAGGAAGATGGCAGTGTCATCATTCCTGAAGTGTTACGTTCATATATGCGCGGTGCGGAAGTCATTAAACCGTAA
- a CDS encoding deoxynucleoside kinase, giving the protein MNLRKKYNIPNNAVITIAGTVGVGKSTMTNALADALQFRTSFEKVDTNPYLDKFYDDFNRWSFHLQIYFLAERFKEQKKIFEYGGGFIQDRSIYEDTGIFAKMHYEKGTMNDVDYETYTSLFNAMVMTPYFPHPDLLIYLEGSLDDILDRIQERGRPMEQHTPIEYWQEMHGRYEEWIDQFNACPVLRLNINEYDLMQDGASIEPLIKRIAEYMEQTKLLRNM; this is encoded by the coding sequence ATGAACTTACGAAAGAAATATAATATTCCAAACAACGCCGTCATTACGATAGCAGGGACGGTTGGAGTAGGAAAATCGACCATGACCAATGCATTAGCCGATGCCCTTCAATTCAGGACATCCTTTGAAAAGGTTGATACGAACCCCTACCTGGATAAGTTTTACGATGATTTTAATCGTTGGAGTTTCCACCTGCAAATCTATTTCCTCGCTGAACGTTTTAAAGAGCAAAAAAAAATCTTTGAATATGGCGGCGGTTTTATCCAAGACCGTTCCATTTATGAAGACACTGGAATATTTGCAAAAATGCATTATGAAAAAGGTACGATGAACGATGTCGACTACGAAACATACACAAGCCTTTTCAACGCGATGGTTATGACGCCATACTTCCCGCACCCTGATTTACTTATCTATCTCGAAGGTTCACTGGATGATATCCTCGACCGGATCCAAGAGCGTGGCCGTCCAATGGAACAGCATACCCCAATTGAATATTGGCAGGAGATGCATGGCCGTTACGAAGAATGGATCGATCAATTTAACGCCTGTCCTGTCCTTCGATTAAATATAAACGAATATGACCTAATGCAGGATGGAGCAAGTATCGAACCTCTTATAAAACGGATTGCCGAATATATGGAGCAAACCAAGTTGTTACGAAATATGTAA
- a CDS encoding deoxynucleoside kinase, producing MKSTPFITVEGPIGVGKTSLAKVIADHFQISLLKEIVDENPFLGKFYNDIDEWSFQTEMFFLCNRYKQLEDIEKNYLTNDQAVVADYHIFKNLIFAERTLKNEQYNKYLEIFNILTRDMPKPNMVIYLNASLDTLLSRIGKRGREFEKNISSVYLEQLSADYRTFMETFEIRHPDIPVLTFNGDELDFVGNQDDLKTIINQIENALQKGVKSNELTKEI from the coding sequence ATGAAATCCACCCCATTTATCACTGTCGAAGGTCCAATTGGTGTGGGAAAAACATCACTTGCAAAAGTTATCGCAGATCATTTTCAAATTTCATTATTGAAGGAAATCGTTGATGAAAATCCATTTCTCGGGAAATTCTACAACGATATTGATGAGTGGAGCTTTCAAACAGAAATGTTTTTCCTATGTAACCGTTATAAGCAATTGGAAGATATCGAAAAGAATTATCTTACCAATGACCAAGCCGTGGTCGCTGATTACCATATATTCAAGAACTTGATATTTGCTGAACGAACTTTAAAAAATGAACAGTACAATAAATACCTTGAAATATTCAATATTTTAACACGGGATATGCCCAAACCTAATATGGTCATTTATTTAAACGCAAGTCTAGATACCCTTCTCTCCCGAATCGGTAAAAGAGGCCGTGAATTCGAAAAAAATATATCCTCCGTTTATTTAGAGCAGTTATCCGCGGATTATCGAACATTCATGGAAACGTTCGAGATACGGCACCCTGACATACCTGTTCTTACGTTCAACGGAGATGAACTGGATTTCGTAGGCAACCAGGATGATTTGAAAACGATAATCAACCAAATAGAGAATGCCCTGCAAAAAGGAGTAAAGTCAAATGAACTTACGAAAGAAATATAA
- a CDS encoding isochorismatase family cysteine hydrolase: protein MNRPESPTFALLIIDMINDFDFKYGNMLLEHTMDIVDPILKLKKQMKEKGFPIIYINDHYELWQADFDKIIETCKNDRNASLIERIKPQQDEFFLIKPKHSAFYGTALNTLLKRLKVDTLIITGIAGNICVLFTANDAYMREYQLWIPKDCIASASKEDNHYALKMMKHVLKASIKCGEI, encoded by the coding sequence ATGAACCGACCTGAATCGCCTACTTTCGCCTTGCTCATCATTGATATGATCAATGATTTTGATTTCAAATACGGGAATATGCTCCTTGAACATACGATGGATATAGTCGATCCGATATTGAAGTTAAAAAAGCAAATGAAAGAAAAAGGATTCCCAATCATATATATCAATGATCATTACGAGTTATGGCAGGCTGACTTCGATAAAATTATTGAAACATGTAAAAATGATCGAAACGCCTCTTTAATCGAACGGATAAAACCTCAGCAGGACGAGTTCTTTCTCATCAAGCCGAAGCATTCTGCATTTTACGGGACAGCCCTCAACACATTACTCAAACGATTAAAGGTGGATACCCTGATCATTACCGGCATAGCCGGTAACATCTGTGTACTATTCACGGCCAATGATGCCTATATGCGTGAATATCAATTGTGGATACCCAAGGATTGCATCGCTTCAGCCTCAAAGGAAGATAATCATTATGCATTAAAGATGATGAAACATGTTCTCAAGGCATCCATAAAATGTGGGGAAATTTAA
- the tadA gene encoding tRNA adenosine(34) deaminase TadA has protein sequence MKDDFYYMNLALKEAEKAQMLNEVPIGALIVIDDQVISTGHNLRETEQNATAHAELLAINEACNALGSWRLEDATLYVTLEPCPMCAGAILQSRIRRVVFGAHDPKAGCAGTFMDLLRDERFNHQCEVTSGVLGEECGWILTSFFKVLRDRKKTLKREQALKRVEENK, from the coding sequence ATGAAGGATGATTTTTATTACATGAATTTAGCCTTAAAGGAAGCAGAAAAGGCGCAGATGTTGAATGAAGTGCCGATTGGCGCTTTAATTGTAATAGATGATCAAGTTATTTCGACCGGGCATAACCTGAGGGAAACGGAACAGAATGCGACGGCACATGCGGAGCTACTTGCGATCAATGAGGCTTGCAATGCACTTGGCAGTTGGCGTCTTGAGGATGCGACGTTATATGTAACGTTGGAACCCTGTCCCATGTGTGCCGGTGCCATTTTGCAATCGAGGATAAGACGGGTTGTTTTTGGAGCGCACGATCCAAAGGCTGGCTGTGCAGGGACATTCATGGATTTACTTCGAGATGAACGCTTTAACCATCAATGTGAAGTAACTAGCGGTGTATTAGGCGAAGAGTGTGGTTGGATATTGACTTCTTTTTTTAAAGTGCTTAGGGATAGAAAGAAAACTTTGAAAAGAGAGCAGGCACTAAAGAGAGTCGAAGAAAATAAATAG
- the dnaX gene encoding DNA polymerase III subunit gamma/tau, producing the protein MGYQALYRVWRPQQFIDVVGQEHVTKTLQNALVGQKVSHAYLFSGPRGTGKTSAAKILAKAVNCEHAPTSEPCNECATCRGITDGSISDVIEIDAASNNGVEEIRDIRDKVKYAPNAVTYKVYIIDEVHMLSQGAFNALLKTLEEPPKHVIFILATTEPHKIPLTIISRCQRFDFKRIQPQDIVGRMSQIIAETGVSCDEQALHIIARAAEGGMRDALSLLDQAISFSEETVSVEDALTVTGSVSQAFLSRLAKAIYDKEVAVALEVLEELLAMGKDPARFIEDMIYYFRDMLLFQTAPALAESFERVLIDPQFKELAEVISSESIYSIIESFNQTQQDMKWTNHPRIFLEVALVKLCNEQRSNQVDNGQLQQLQQKIEDLEKKLLEMQKNGIPSAMTEKPAEQAKAQRSIKKAYKAPAGKINQVLKQATKPGLSAVKSKWGEVLEQLGQQNQKSLAALLTEAEPVAASTEAFVVKFKYDIHCQMAMENNRFVEVIASIMQQLTGHRMEIAGVPESQWQRLREDFISTQQFDGPEETESKEEDPFIAEARKLVGDDLLEIKE; encoded by the coding sequence GTGGGGTATCAAGCATTATACCGGGTATGGCGGCCACAACAATTCATTGATGTAGTGGGGCAGGAACATGTAACGAAAACGTTGCAGAATGCCTTGGTCGGGCAAAAGGTTTCGCATGCCTATTTATTTTCCGGTCCACGTGGGACAGGGAAAACGAGTGCTGCCAAAATTCTTGCAAAAGCAGTGAATTGTGAGCATGCCCCGACAAGTGAGCCCTGTAACGAATGTGCTACCTGCCGCGGAATCACTGATGGCTCCATATCAGATGTTATAGAAATTGATGCAGCATCCAATAATGGTGTCGAGGAAATCCGTGACATTCGTGATAAGGTCAAATATGCACCGAACGCGGTTACATATAAAGTTTATATCATTGACGAGGTACATATGCTTTCACAAGGGGCTTTCAATGCGCTTTTAAAGACATTGGAAGAACCCCCGAAGCACGTAATTTTCATATTGGCGACGACTGAACCTCATAAGATTCCACTAACTATCATCTCCCGTTGCCAAAGGTTTGATTTTAAAAGGATTCAGCCTCAAGATATAGTTGGCAGGATGTCACAGATCATTGCAGAGACAGGTGTTTCATGCGATGAACAAGCCCTGCATATCATTGCAAGGGCAGCTGAAGGCGGGATGCGAGATGCCCTAAGCCTTCTTGATCAAGCGATTTCCTTCAGTGAAGAGACGGTTTCTGTGGAAGATGCATTGACTGTCACCGGCTCAGTTTCGCAGGCATTTTTAAGCCGGTTGGCAAAAGCTATATATGATAAAGAAGTAGCGGTGGCACTTGAAGTCCTTGAAGAGTTGCTAGCTATGGGAAAAGACCCGGCTAGGTTCATAGAAGACATGATTTATTATTTCCGTGACATGCTTTTGTTTCAAACGGCACCGGCACTGGCAGAATCCTTCGAGCGTGTATTGATAGATCCCCAATTTAAAGAATTGGCAGAAGTAATTTCATCTGAATCGATTTACTCCATTATTGAAAGTTTCAATCAAACACAGCAGGATATGAAATGGACAAATCATCCAAGGATTTTCCTTGAAGTGGCACTTGTGAAGTTATGTAATGAGCAGAGATCCAATCAAGTGGATAATGGGCAGCTTCAACAGCTGCAGCAGAAAATAGAGGATTTAGAGAAGAAATTACTGGAAATGCAGAAAAATGGCATTCCATCAGCCATGACAGAAAAACCTGCAGAGCAGGCAAAGGCACAAAGGTCCATTAAAAAAGCGTATAAAGCTCCTGCAGGAAAGATCAATCAAGTTTTGAAACAAGCTACTAAGCCAGGTCTTAGTGCTGTGAAAAGTAAGTGGGGGGAAGTCCTTGAACAGTTAGGTCAGCAAAACCAAAAGTCATTGGCAGCTTTATTAACGGAGGCAGAACCTGTTGCTGCGTCAACTGAAGCTTTTGTGGTAAAATTCAAATATGATATTCATTGTCAAATGGCAATGGAAAATAACCGTTTCGTGGAAGTGATTGCCTCGATCATGCAGCAATTGACCGGACACAGAATGGAAATCGCTGGTGTTCCGGAGAGCCAGTGGCAAAGGTTGCGGGAGGACTTCATCTCAACACAGCAGTTCGACGGTCCAGAAGAAACGGAATCAAAAGAAGAAGACCCCTTTATAGCAGAGGCTAGAAAATTAGTCGGCGATGATTTACTTGAAATTAAAGAATAA
- a CDS encoding YbaB/EbfC family nucleoid-associated protein: MRGGNMQNMMKQMQKMQKKMAEAQEELGEKKIEGTAGGGMVTVIVTGHKEIVDVIIKPEVVDPDDIDMLQDLVLAATNDALKKAEELTNQTMGQFTKGMNLPGMF; this comes from the coding sequence ATGCGCGGCGGTAATATGCAAAACATGATGAAACAAATGCAAAAGATGCAAAAGAAGATGGCAGAGGCACAAGAAGAATTAGGTGAAAAAAAGATCGAAGGCACTGCTGGCGGTGGAATGGTAACGGTTATCGTGACAGGCCATAAGGAAATAGTTGATGTAATCATTAAACCGGAAGTTGTCGATCCGGATGATATCGATATGCTTCAGGATTTAGTCCTGGCTGCAACTAACGATGCTTTGAAAAAGGCGGAAGAATTGACAAACCAAACGATGGGACAATTCACTAAGGGAATGAACCTTCCAGGTATGTTTTAA
- the recR gene encoding recombination mediator RecR: MHYPEPISKLIDSFMKLPGIGPKTAARLAFHVLSMKEDTVLDFAKALVNAKRNLMYCSVCGHITDQDPCYICEDQKRDRSLICVVQDPKDVIAMEKMREFSGLYHVLHGSISPMDGIGPEDINIPDLLKRLQDETVLEVILATNPNIEGEATAMYISRLLRPSGIKVTRIAHGLPVGGDLEYADEVTLSKAIEGRREI, encoded by the coding sequence ATGCATTATCCAGAACCAATTTCCAAGCTCATTGACAGTTTTATGAAATTGCCGGGGATTGGGCCTAAAACTGCTGCTCGATTAGCCTTTCATGTACTAAGCATGAAGGAAGATACTGTTTTGGATTTTGCAAAAGCACTTGTGAATGCCAAGCGGAATCTAATGTATTGTTCAGTCTGTGGTCATATTACAGATCAAGATCCCTGTTATATATGTGAAGATCAAAAGAGGGACAGAAGTTTGATTTGTGTGGTTCAGGACCCAAAAGATGTAATAGCCATGGAAAAGATGAGAGAGTTCAGTGGTTTATACCATGTACTGCACGGCAGTATTTCCCCGATGGACGGAATAGGTCCGGAGGATATAAATATTCCTGATTTATTAAAGCGCCTGCAAGATGAAACTGTGTTGGAGGTCATTTTGGCTACTAATCCTAACATTGAAGGTGAAGCGACAGCCATGTATATTTCGCGGTTGCTCAGACCGTCAGGGATTAAAGTGACCCGAATTGCCCACGGACTTCCAGTTGGCGGAGATTTGGAGTATGCGGATGAAGTGACGCTATCAAAAGCAATAGAAGGAAGAAGAGAAATATAA
- a CDS encoding YaaL family protein, giving the protein MFFRKKKKLRNEFNDSLIEELEHLKWNWHNQKSLLEKSVDPSEEVIAQARLAEVKYFYLFREVKRRNVRLKR; this is encoded by the coding sequence TTGTTCTTTCGTAAAAAAAAGAAACTTCGAAATGAATTCAATGATTCATTAATCGAAGAGCTTGAACATTTGAAATGGAATTGGCATAATCAAAAATCATTACTTGAAAAAAGCGTTGATCCATCTGAGGAAGTAATCGCCCAAGCAAGACTGGCGGAAGTGAAATATTTCTACTTATTCAGGGAAGTTAAAAGAAGGAACGTCCGCTTGAAAAGATGA
- a CDS encoding pro-sigmaK processing inhibitor BofA family protein gives MEPVVFVAVVGGLILMLLIIGAPLRPVRFIGQGIIKIIIGAAFLFFLNTLGNQAGIHVPINPVTSAVAGLLGIPGVAALAAIGYWII, from the coding sequence TTGGAACCAGTTGTCTTTGTTGCCGTAGTTGGCGGCCTGATTTTAATGCTTCTCATTATCGGGGCGCCTTTAAGACCCGTCCGGTTTATAGGGCAGGGGATTATAAAAATCATCATCGGTGCAGCCTTTTTGTTCTTTTTGAATACACTTGGGAATCAAGCGGGCATCCATGTACCCATCAACCCTGTTACCTCGGCAGTCGCCGGCCTGCTTGGAATACCAGGAGTAGCAGCTTTGGCGGCCATTGGTTATTGGATCATTTAA